One Deltaproteobacteria bacterium genomic window carries:
- a CDS encoding argininosuccinate synthase, translated as MGNVKKVVLAYSGGLDTSVILRWLIEKYDCEVIAFVADLGQGEELAPVRAKAKKTGASKVYVEDVKDEFVRDFIFPALMANAVYEGSYLLGTSIARPLIAKKQIEVVRKEKAEAVSHGATGKGNDQVRFELTYYALMPGIRVIVPWREWDLSSRTDLVNYAKKHGIPTPVTAKKPYSSDRNLMHISFEGGILEDPWAEPPADMFVLTKSPEKAPNRPMYVEVDFEEGVPVAVDGKRMGPAKLLAHLNRLGGINGIGRVDLVENRYVGMKSHGVYETPGGTILHVAHRAVESVTLDREVMHLRDSLIPKFAELIYYGYWYSPEMDLLKATVEKSQENVTGTARLKLYKGNCMVVGRKSPVSLYRTDFATFEKETVFNQADATGFIKINALRLKIRSMLKSRKG; from the coding sequence TTGGGAAACGTGAAGAAGGTGGTGCTCGCATATTCCGGGGGGTTGGACACCTCGGTCATCCTGCGGTGGCTCATCGAGAAGTATGATTGCGAAGTGATCGCATTCGTGGCCGATCTCGGGCAGGGAGAGGAACTCGCCCCCGTTCGCGCGAAGGCGAAGAAGACGGGCGCGTCCAAGGTGTACGTCGAGGACGTAAAGGACGAGTTCGTACGCGATTTCATCTTCCCGGCTCTCATGGCGAACGCCGTTTACGAGGGGTCGTACCTGCTGGGGACTTCCATCGCCCGGCCGCTGATCGCCAAGAAGCAGATAGAGGTGGTCCGGAAGGAGAAGGCGGAGGCCGTCTCCCACGGAGCAACCGGCAAGGGGAACGACCAGGTCCGGTTCGAGCTTACCTATTATGCGCTGATGCCCGGCATCCGGGTGATCGTGCCGTGGCGGGAATGGGACCTTTCCTCCCGCACCGACCTTGTGAATTACGCGAAGAAGCACGGCATCCCGACGCCGGTCACGGCGAAGAAGCCGTACTCCAGCGACAGGAACCTCATGCACATAAGTTTCGAGGGAGGGATCCTCGAGGACCCGTGGGCCGAGCCCCCCGCGGACATGTTCGTGCTAACGAAGTCTCCGGAGAAGGCCCCCAACCGGCCCATGTATGTGGAGGTGGATTTCGAGGAAGGCGTCCCGGTCGCCGTAGACGGGAAGCGCATGGGCCCGGCGAAGCTTCTTGCGCACCTGAACAGGCTGGGAGGCATCAACGGAATAGGGCGGGTGGACCTGGTGGAGAACCGGTACGTCGGAATGAAATCGCACGGCGTGTACGAAACGCCCGGCGGCACGATCCTGCACGTCGCCCATCGCGCGGTCGAGTCGGTCACGCTGGACCGGGAAGTGATGCACCTTCGGGATTCGCTCATCCCGAAGTTCGCCGAGCTGATCTATTACGGCTACTGGTACTCGCCCGAGATGGACCTGCTGAAGGCCACCGTCGAGAAGTCCCAGGAGAACGTCACCGGCACCGCGCGCCTGAAGCTGTACAAGGGGAACTGCATGGTAGTGGGGCGGAAGAGCCCGGTCTCCCTCTATCGGACCGATTTCGCCACGTTCGAGAAGGAGACGGTATTCAACCAGGCGGACGCCACCGGGTTCATCAAGATCAACGCGCTGCGGCTCAAGATCCGGTCCATGCTCAAGAGCCGGAAAGGCTGA
- the argF gene encoding ornithine carbamoyltransferase: MKKDFLRILDLTRRELLSLLADGVKWKRRGGRRSAPRPLQGKTLAMIFQKASTRTRVSFEVGMTRLGGHALFLSPDDTQIGRGEPVRDTARVLSRYADAVMIRTFRQETLEELASHASVPVINGLTDLHHPCQVLADLMTARERGFDLRRLKVAFIGDGNNVANSWVEAAFLLGFSLRLACPKGFEPDARVLREASGAGSGDVRIVRDPVEAAKGADVLYTDVWTSMGQEKERKRRLAAFRGYRIDEGLLSVAGKGAIVMHCLPAHRGEEITDGAMEGPQSAVFDEAENRMHIQMALLERLIPH; the protein is encoded by the coding sequence GTGAAAAAGGACTTTCTCAGGATCCTCGATCTTACGCGCCGTGAGCTCCTTTCCCTTCTTGCGGATGGGGTGAAGTGGAAGCGAAGGGGAGGCCGCCGTTCGGCTCCGCGCCCGCTTCAAGGAAAAACCCTGGCCATGATCTTCCAGAAGGCTTCCACGCGGACGAGGGTTTCCTTCGAGGTCGGAATGACACGGCTGGGGGGGCACGCGCTGTTCCTCTCCCCGGACGACACGCAAATAGGGCGGGGAGAGCCGGTCCGGGACACCGCAAGGGTCCTTTCGCGGTATGCGGATGCCGTCATGATCCGCACGTTCAGGCAGGAGACGCTGGAGGAACTGGCTTCCCATGCATCCGTGCCCGTGATAAACGGGCTGACCGATCTCCATCACCCGTGCCAGGTCCTCGCGGACCTGATGACTGCACGGGAGCGCGGCTTCGATCTGCGAAGGCTGAAAGTCGCATTCATCGGCGACGGCAACAACGTGGCGAATTCGTGGGTGGAGGCCGCATTCCTGCTCGGCTTCTCCCTGCGCCTGGCCTGTCCGAAGGGGTTCGAGCCCGACGCGCGGGTCCTGCGGGAAGCCTCGGGCGCCGGGAGCGGAGACGTTCGCATCGTCCGCGATCCGGTGGAGGCGGCGAAAGGCGCCGACGTCCTGTACACTGACGTGTGGACAAGCATGGGGCAGGAAAAGGAGCGCAAGCGCCGCCTCGCCGCTTTCCGCGGATACCGGATCGACGAAGGGCTACTGAGCGTCGCCGGAAAAGGGGCGATCGTGATGCATTGCCTTCCGGCCCACCGCGGCGAGGAAATCACGGACGGAGCCATGGAAGGGCCGCAATCGGCGGTGTTCGACGAGGCGGAGAACCGTATGCACATCCAGATGGCCCTCCTCGAGAGGCTCATCCCACATTAA